In one Natronosalvus amylolyticus genomic region, the following are encoded:
- a CDS encoding RNA-guided endonuclease InsQ/TnpB family protein, translated as MLETTRTYRARIVNHSQVSDDLDQCGHSASKLWNVARYHTQQEWDETGEIPSEADLKRELKDHERYSDLHSQSSQRVLEELAESFNGWFKKRKNGDTDANPPGYRKRGDNHPRSTVTWKQMGIKHDSKHNQLRLSKGFNLKQHRSDFILAEYETRPDVTVENIQQVRAVWNGDRWKLHLVCKVEIPVEDAPGDNTAGIDLGIKNYLAIAYDDGDAELYPGNVLKQDKHYFTRDEYDTEGENGPSRRALRARQKLSRRKGHFLHALAKHIVRQCINHAVGRIAIGDLSKIREDENGDSRNWGKRGNKKLHGWEFDRFTRLLEYKAEENGILVDRTSERDTSKTCSCCGRKRDANRVERGLYVCESCGVTMNADVNGAVNIRRKITQNPPTRDMSNGRLARPVAYLFNQTSGHFAPSEQVGCKP; from the coding sequence ATGCTGGAGACAACCCGCACCTATCGAGCGAGAATCGTCAACCACTCCCAAGTGAGTGACGACCTCGACCAGTGCGGGCACTCAGCCTCGAAACTGTGGAACGTTGCCCGCTATCACACCCAACAAGAGTGGGATGAAACCGGCGAGATACCATCCGAAGCCGACCTCAAGCGCGAATTAAAAGACCACGAACGATACAGTGACCTACATTCTCAGTCAAGTCAGCGAGTTCTAGAAGAGCTTGCTGAGTCGTTCAACGGCTGGTTCAAAAAGCGCAAGAACGGCGACACAGATGCAAATCCACCCGGCTACCGAAAGCGAGGCGACAACCACCCACGCTCCACCGTCACGTGGAAACAGATGGGTATCAAGCACGATTCCAAACACAATCAACTCCGCCTATCCAAAGGCTTCAACCTCAAACAGCACCGCTCAGACTTCATCCTCGCCGAATACGAGACACGACCGGATGTAACCGTGGAGAACATCCAACAAGTACGCGCCGTATGGAACGGCGACCGCTGGAAACTCCACCTCGTCTGCAAGGTCGAAATTCCCGTCGAAGACGCACCCGGTGACAACACCGCAGGAATCGACCTCGGTATCAAGAACTACCTCGCCATCGCCTACGACGACGGTGATGCGGAGTTGTATCCGGGGAACGTGTTGAAACAGGACAAACACTACTTCACCCGCGACGAGTACGACACCGAAGGCGAGAACGGCCCGTCACGCCGTGCGCTCCGCGCCCGACAGAAACTCTCGCGTCGGAAAGGCCACTTCCTGCACGCCCTCGCCAAGCATATCGTTAGGCAGTGCATCAACCACGCGGTCGGTCGCATCGCCATAGGCGACTTGAGCAAGATTCGTGAAGACGAGAACGGCGACTCACGGAACTGGGGTAAACGTGGGAACAAGAAACTCCACGGTTGGGAGTTCGACCGCTTCACCCGCTTGCTCGAATACAAGGCCGAAGAAAACGGCATCCTCGTAGACCGCACGAGCGAGCGCGACACGTCGAAGACGTGTTCGTGCTGTGGCCGGAAGCGTGACGCGAATCGCGTGGAGCGTGGGTTGTACGTTTGCGAGTCGTGTGGTGTGACGATGAACGCGGATGTGAATGGTGCGGTGAACATTCGCAGAAAGATAACTCAGAATCCCCCTACGAGGGATATGAGTAACGGTCGTTTGGCACGGCCAGTAGCCTACCTGTTCAATCAAACCTCGGGGCATTTCGCACCGAGCGAACAGGTGGGTTGCAAACCTTAA
- a CDS encoding RNA-guided endonuclease InsQ/TnpB family protein, with the protein MTELTETLELKLVEPNAHKHRKLCETKQAYQDALEAAFNANCTSQSAANDVVVNYDLSGYAKNALKKYVPQLCGGSYDAKELHDDHPVRFTNEGPKLDHKPQNAIEWYVKIPHHNDYHLWLPAQPNPEQREWLEALHAGDAKMGECRLFDRDGVWYFHIVATRDVEERASSASETPIGVDIGEASLITVCHRNERDSPTEPNLWNDEGKRVRQLRETYFTATRRLQQRRSERIVESYGDTLWRQIDDILHTVTSEAVAYADQFENPVLVLEDLTHIRENMDYGAFMNRRLHGWGFAKMHAQLRYKAAEKGIRVATVNPAYTSKTCHCCGEQGYRPDQATFTCSNSACWVSEYHADVNAALNIADRHLSGESHSREHMSGDDSAEEGGRLTGPQDSHADADTQQVTRGTHAS; encoded by the coding sequence GTGACCGAACTCACCGAGACGCTGGAACTCAAGCTTGTGGAACCGAACGCCCACAAGCACCGAAAACTCTGTGAGACGAAACAGGCGTACCAAGACGCCCTTGAAGCCGCGTTCAACGCGAATTGCACCTCACAGTCGGCGGCCAACGACGTGGTGGTCAACTACGACCTGAGCGGGTACGCGAAGAACGCGCTCAAAAAGTACGTCCCACAACTTTGTGGCGGGAGTTACGACGCTAAGGAACTTCACGACGACCACCCTGTCCGGTTCACGAACGAAGGCCCAAAACTCGACCACAAGCCACAGAACGCCATCGAGTGGTACGTCAAAATCCCGCATCACAACGACTACCATCTCTGGTTGCCTGCCCAACCGAATCCCGAACAGCGAGAGTGGCTGGAAGCGTTGCACGCGGGGGACGCAAAGATGGGCGAGTGTCGGCTGTTCGACCGCGATGGTGTGTGGTACTTCCACATCGTCGCCACACGGGACGTGGAGGAACGAGCCAGTTCGGCGTCTGAAACGCCGATTGGGGTAGACATCGGGGAAGCCTCTTTGATAACGGTGTGTCACCGTAACGAGCGCGACTCCCCGACTGAACCCAACCTCTGGAACGACGAAGGTAAGCGAGTTCGACAACTTCGTGAGACGTATTTCACGGCGACTCGACGTCTTCAGCAACGCAGAAGCGAACGTATCGTAGAGTCCTACGGGGATACACTCTGGCGACAGATAGACGACATTCTTCACACGGTCACGTCGGAGGCCGTCGCCTACGCCGACCAGTTCGAGAACCCCGTGTTAGTTCTGGAAGACTTGACGCACATCCGTGAGAACATGGACTACGGCGCGTTCATGAACCGCCGACTTCACGGATGGGGCTTTGCGAAGATGCACGCCCAACTCCGCTACAAGGCGGCTGAGAAAGGAATTCGTGTGGCGACGGTTAATCCCGCGTACACCTCGAAGACGTGCCACTGTTGTGGGGAACAGGGCTACCGCCCTGATCAAGCGACGTTCACGTGTTCCAACTCGGCGTGTTGGGTCTCGGAGTACCACGCGGACGTCAACGCCGCACTCAATATAGCAGATCGCCACCTCAGCGGAGAGAGCCATTCAAGAGAACACATGAGTGGCGATGACTCGGCTGAGGAAGGGGGCCGTTTGACCGGCCCGCAAGACAGCCACGCCGATGCTGACACCCAGCAAGTGACGCGTGGAACGCATGCGTCTTGA
- a CDS encoding ArsR family transcriptional regulator yields MADISTFSTGEHAENPLERQRELMALLSQETRHSIIQALVGHPKILASADEINHFIPSKSKKTVQEQLDVLVEADLLAIYEHPPNKEKRGLPWKFYGFTEYGVDILGDFNYLKGVPVARAVHQKTRKHEKIERHEMAPRPPLPESVRATFRLDEETD; encoded by the coding sequence ATGGCCGACATCTCCACGTTCTCCACAGGCGAGCACGCAGAAAATCCCTTAGAGCGTCAGCGTGAACTGATGGCGCTGCTGTCACAGGAAACTCGACACAGCATTATTCAGGCGCTCGTGGGGCACCCGAAAATCCTCGCGTCAGCCGATGAAATTAACCATTTCATTCCGAGCAAATCAAAAAAGACTGTGCAAGAGCAACTGGACGTGCTGGTTGAAGCAGACCTGCTTGCAATCTACGAGCATCCCCCAAACAAAGAAAAGCGCGGCTTGCCATGGAAATTTTACGGCTTTACTGAATACGGTGTCGACATCCTTGGGGACTTCAACTATCTTAAGGGCGTCCCAGTGGCGCGAGCCGTCCACCAGAAAACGCGAAAGCACGAGAAAATTGAACGGCACGAAATGGCTCCACGACCACCACTCCCAGAATCAGTACGTGCAACGTTCCGACTTGACGAAGAAACAGATTGA
- a CDS encoding winged helix-turn-helix domain-containing protein — translation MNSRERFWEGNLNEAVVEEWKEETSPFDRVKEVLMTTTQYQYAKSIAERARVSEPSARKHLNTLTEAGFAQSDDTGQGTRYKRSRETVAMGRIQELHSELTKEELVEGIRNLKSDIKHYRNEYDVMDPDDLALELDADDGDGWIAISQWRALEENLKLAQAALSLYDFNPDGEEVDSGGNSRGAFANATGNIPV, via the coding sequence ATGAATAGTAGAGAAAGGTTTTGGGAGGGCAATCTCAACGAGGCAGTCGTTGAGGAGTGGAAAGAAGAGACATCCCCGTTTGATAGGGTCAAAGAGGTGTTGATGACGACGACCCAATATCAGTATGCGAAATCAATCGCTGAGCGTGCTCGAGTCAGTGAACCAAGTGCACGCAAACACCTGAATACACTCACCGAAGCTGGCTTCGCCCAGAGTGATGACACTGGACAGGGAACGAGATACAAACGCTCTCGAGAAACCGTTGCGATGGGGCGAATCCAAGAGCTACATTCGGAATTAACAAAAGAAGAGCTCGTCGAGGGAATTCGAAATCTGAAATCGGACATCAAGCACTACAGAAACGAATATGACGTGATGGATCCGGACGATCTTGCACTAGAACTCGACGCTGACGATGGTGACGGATGGATCGCAATCTCACAGTGGCGGGCCCTCGAAGAAAACTTGAAACTCGCACAGGCAGCCCTCTCACTGTACGACTTTAACCCAGATGGTGAAGAGGTAGACTCTGGAGGGAACTCTCGAGGGGCATTTGCGAACGCCACGGGAAATATTCCGGTGTAA
- a CDS encoding VirB4 family type IV secretion system protein, translating into MEVSSTLPDPSTQSGLALYLGVTALVTLVVKIGWDRLQTDDIEEVSLTELLEESTLNEGAEEEAALDDIAERHQNLVAPAAIEWGTRTARVGEQWTSTLYIAEYPDYPKDGYLNELFELTSVEFDLTVHLRPRNQEQARDELQRIADDLQADADLERSVRGSYLQDRAIEAMSTYKSVENGSRVFEQALFITVRADTRDELREGVRTIRSRLREQPAGLSPKTAICKQDLAIQATSPIGTNPFGREATALGGAVGALFASAHNATILEDDGVEFGSHWKNQSPVVIDPFARENGYAMFTIGDPGSGKSFGSKQNFIRSIEQSEDRIGIILEPLNNWAGVAEGLGGERITIGGNMGLNPLELKPTPERVQRAMGEDASPYREKLDSVMSFLTNYFAHRGIQLGDRRTTLELAIEKAYSQKGITDDIATHDNESPTMRDVLDILVEMVEDPLAYVVRTHKESIKIGNDATWLIDQLRPFTASGRYENLGRETEFDIRDEKVIYLDLAQQEGSLGGSTSLIMQLLISLVYERAKETDKEVVFVIDEARYIMQDAASLEYLEVVFRHHRHHNLSIRLVTQTVDEFFQHPESEAIIDQCAIKQFHHLDGMDTGWAEEFGLNSAQMRFVQEAMPGNERTGYAEALVGVDGEWRGIEVRAMENETAVIDFDPKSRGRESLSHRAEETVDSIADRPGGDGQQNNAFSD; encoded by the coding sequence TTGGAGGTTTCATCGACGCTCCCGGATCCATCGACGCAGTCGGGATTGGCCCTCTATCTCGGTGTCACTGCGCTGGTGACGCTGGTCGTGAAAATTGGCTGGGATCGATTGCAAACGGACGATATTGAGGAAGTCAGTCTCACCGAGTTACTCGAGGAATCAACGCTGAACGAAGGGGCTGAAGAGGAAGCGGCCCTCGACGATATCGCTGAGCGTCATCAGAATCTCGTTGCCCCTGCTGCGATCGAGTGGGGTACACGGACGGCCCGTGTTGGCGAGCAGTGGACGTCGACGCTGTACATCGCAGAGTATCCTGATTACCCGAAAGACGGGTACCTAAACGAACTGTTCGAGCTGACTAGTGTCGAGTTCGACCTCACTGTCCATCTCAGACCGCGAAATCAAGAGCAGGCTCGAGATGAACTCCAGCGGATTGCCGATGATCTGCAGGCTGATGCGGACCTCGAGCGAAGCGTTCGTGGCTCGTATTTACAGGATCGAGCAATCGAGGCGATGTCGACGTACAAAAGCGTCGAGAACGGCAGCCGTGTGTTCGAACAGGCACTGTTCATCACCGTACGCGCTGATACGCGCGATGAACTTCGAGAGGGCGTCCGCACGATTCGGAGTCGCCTTCGCGAACAACCTGCCGGACTCTCACCGAAGACGGCCATCTGTAAGCAAGATCTTGCGATCCAGGCAACATCACCAATCGGAACCAATCCGTTCGGCCGTGAAGCAACTGCACTCGGCGGAGCTGTCGGTGCACTGTTTGCTTCAGCTCACAATGCAACGATTCTCGAAGATGATGGCGTCGAATTCGGTTCGCACTGGAAAAACCAAAGCCCGGTCGTCATCGACCCCTTTGCTCGAGAAAACGGGTATGCAATGTTCACCATTGGCGATCCTGGGTCCGGCAAGTCCTTTGGCTCGAAGCAAAACTTTATCCGGTCGATCGAACAGAGCGAAGACCGGATCGGCATTATCCTCGAACCGTTGAATAACTGGGCCGGTGTTGCTGAGGGCTTAGGTGGCGAACGGATCACCATCGGCGGGAATATGGGTCTCAATCCGCTCGAGTTGAAGCCAACGCCAGAGCGCGTTCAGCGAGCAATGGGTGAAGACGCAAGCCCATATCGAGAGAAACTCGATAGCGTCATGAGTTTCTTGACGAACTACTTCGCCCACCGGGGGATCCAACTGGGTGATCGACGCACAACACTCGAGTTAGCGATCGAGAAAGCCTATTCACAGAAGGGTATCACCGACGATATCGCGACACACGACAACGAGAGCCCGACGATGCGTGACGTCCTCGATATTCTCGTTGAGATGGTCGAAGACCCGCTAGCGTACGTTGTTCGGACGCACAAGGAATCGATCAAGATTGGTAATGATGCAACCTGGTTAATCGACCAACTCCGTCCGTTTACAGCGAGTGGGCGATATGAAAACCTCGGCCGAGAGACCGAATTCGATATTCGCGATGAGAAGGTGATCTACCTCGATTTGGCTCAACAGGAAGGCAGCCTCGGTGGCAGTACGAGCTTGATCATGCAGCTATTGATATCGCTGGTGTATGAGCGAGCCAAGGAAACGGACAAAGAGGTCGTCTTCGTCATCGACGAAGCCAGGTACATCATGCAAGATGCAGCGAGTCTCGAGTACCTCGAGGTCGTGTTTCGCCACCATCGCCACCATAATCTTTCAATCAGGCTCGTGACCCAGACCGTCGACGAGTTCTTCCAACACCCCGAATCAGAAGCGATTATTGACCAGTGTGCGATCAAGCAATTCCACCACCTCGATGGGATGGACACCGGTTGGGCTGAAGAGTTTGGCCTCAACTCCGCGCAGATGCGCTTCGTCCAGGAGGCGATGCCCGGGAATGAGCGAACAGGCTACGCGGAAGCCCTTGTAGGGGTCGATGGCGAGTGGCGAGGTATCGAGGTCCGGGCGATGGAAAATGAAACTGCCGTCATCGACTTCGACCCGAAATCAAGGGGTCGTGAGTCTCTCTCACATCGGGCTGAGGAGACGGTGGATTCTATCGCTGACCGTCCCGGGGGCGACGGTCAGCAGAACAATGCGTTCTCTGATTGA
- a CDS encoding RNA-guided endonuclease InsQ/TnpB family protein: MVYSPKYRLFPASEQRERLDWTRNTVRQVYNHALHEFNKLPEDDGTLRQRVWQVRDDLPRLKQQWSDLKQVYSTVLQKAVERIRTNINNLGKLKAKGYSVGSLNWKKPREYRSFTYRQSGFELDTKSGPRDRAILRLKKVRGETLEIPIRLHRNLPEHDAIKEVTVKKEPTGAWYASFCISTDEPEKPDPEAIDAEDTVGLDLGVLNFVHDSDGLSIGRLDLSDERERLEREQRSLSRKQYESNNWEKQRRRVAEVHARMSNKKRDYKHKLAHFYATAYDAVFVENLDVKSMLESEGNARNKSEVGWSDFRSILEHHCDKHGTHYVEVTARGTTKECACCGVETAKPLWVREHSCPSCGFELDRDWNAALNVKSRGLEKLGVVHSKGTPVKTATVLRTEGSDGPHENGVLVDAVDARSVSASRVVETGSSCLKEAV, encoded by the coding sequence ATGGTGTACAGTCCAAAATACCGACTCTTCCCGGCGAGCGAACAGCGGGAGAGACTCGACTGGACTCGTAACACCGTGCGACAAGTGTACAACCACGCACTCCACGAATTCAACAAGCTACCAGAAGACGACGGCACGCTTCGACAGCGCGTCTGGCAAGTCCGAGACGACCTCCCCAGACTCAAACAACAGTGGAGCGACCTGAAACAAGTCTACTCCACCGTGTTACAGAAAGCCGTCGAACGCATCCGAACCAACATCAACAACCTCGGCAAACTGAAAGCCAAGGGATACAGCGTTGGCTCGTTGAACTGGAAGAAACCGCGTGAGTACCGGAGTTTCACGTATCGGCAATCGGGCTTCGAACTCGACACGAAGAGTGGCCCGAGAGACCGAGCAATTCTGCGACTCAAAAAGGTTCGCGGTGAAACCCTCGAAATTCCAATCCGACTCCACCGAAACCTGCCAGAGCACGACGCTATCAAAGAGGTCACGGTGAAGAAAGAGCCGACAGGAGCGTGGTATGCCTCGTTCTGCATCAGCACCGATGAACCAGAGAAACCAGACCCAGAAGCCATCGATGCAGAGGACACGGTTGGTCTCGACCTCGGTGTGCTCAACTTCGTTCACGATTCTGATGGGCTTTCCATTGGGCGACTCGACTTATCAGATGAGCGAGAGCGACTCGAACGCGAGCAACGCTCGCTCTCTCGCAAGCAATATGAGTCGAACAACTGGGAGAAACAGCGCCGTCGAGTGGCCGAGGTTCACGCTCGGATGTCGAACAAAAAGCGCGATTACAAGCACAAGCTCGCGCACTTTTACGCGACAGCGTACGACGCTGTGTTCGTTGAGAACCTCGACGTGAAGTCGATGCTCGAATCCGAGGGGAACGCTCGGAACAAATCCGAGGTCGGATGGAGCGATTTCCGTTCGATTCTTGAACACCACTGTGACAAGCACGGCACACACTACGTGGAAGTGACTGCTCGCGGCACGACGAAAGAGTGTGCGTGTTGTGGGGTAGAGACTGCGAAGCCGCTGTGGGTTCGCGAACACTCGTGCCCATCGTGTGGGTTCGAGTTGGATAGAGATTGGAACGCCGCATTGAACGTGAAATCGCGTGGTCTGGAGAAACTAGGAGTGGTTCACTCCAAAGGTACGCCTGTGAAGACTGCGACCGTCCTCAGAACCGAAGGTTCTGATGGGCCACACGAGAACGGAGTTCTCGTGGACGCTGTGGACGCTCGTTCTGTGTCTGCAAGTCGTGTCGTTGAAACAGGAAGCTCCTGCCTCAAGGAAGCCGTGTAA
- a CDS encoding ribbon-helix-helix protein, CopG family yields the protein MSTDAGENNGEMVKLNVKVPKRLLEELDELAEELNYTNRSEFIREVLRDTTEPILTPGAQEGLSQGYADVAAGRTMSISEAKDRLGLEDAKEE from the coding sequence ATGAGTACGGACGCGGGCGAGAACAACGGCGAGATGGTCAAGCTCAACGTCAAAGTCCCCAAACGACTTCTGGAAGAACTCGACGAACTCGCAGAGGAGTTGAATTACACCAATCGGTCGGAATTCATTCGAGAGGTACTGCGCGACACGACGGAGCCGATTCTGACGCCCGGTGCGCAGGAGGGCCTCTCCCAGGGGTACGCGGACGTGGCAGCGGGACGCACGATGTCGATCTCGGAAGCAAAGGATCGACTCGGCCTCGAAGACGCCAAGGAGGAATAA
- a CDS encoding DUF7342 family protein, giving the protein MGNRDDEHGPPPSDFSEELDDRLRSAPTDERVYRVALELYEPTRVSEIASRAECSKNAARRHLNRLTDIGLLTRVMNNPEAFERNESYFEWRRLNRLAQLSEEEYKSRLGELLSENDAYREKYDAEKPGEIDPLEYGDPERVWLDLNNWAAIQTSIRDLRRSQENGAVDEGVV; this is encoded by the coding sequence ATGGGTAACCGAGACGATGAACACGGTCCGCCACCATCGGACTTTTCGGAGGAACTCGACGACCGTCTTCGTTCTGCACCAACTGATGAACGGGTATATCGAGTCGCTCTCGAACTGTATGAGCCCACTCGAGTATCCGAGATCGCATCACGTGCTGAGTGTTCAAAGAACGCTGCACGCCGTCACCTGAACCGCTTAACCGATATCGGACTGTTGACCCGCGTTATGAACAATCCTGAGGCATTTGAGCGGAATGAATCCTATTTCGAATGGCGTCGACTCAACCGACTCGCCCAGTTGAGTGAAGAGGAGTACAAAAGTCGGCTTGGGGAACTCCTCTCCGAAAATGATGCCTATCGAGAGAAATATGATGCTGAGAAACCAGGTGAGATCGACCCGCTCGAGTACGGAGATCCCGAACGCGTTTGGTTGGATCTGAACAATTGGGCGGCAATCCAGACGTCGATTCGTGACCTCCGTCGATCACAAGAAAACGGAGCGGTCGATGAAGGGGTAGTCTGA
- a CDS encoding ATP-binding protein yields the protein MTFYDRCNELEALETAAASPDYEFYVVYGRRRVGKTELLKTFCADRPHIYFLAAQESEHRQREKFIEQVADYFDDRIPRIEGWDDAFDYLGEKIADEQIVVVIDEFPYLIEENDSLPSYVQSFVDERLQDTDSMLVLCGSSVSTMESEVLGHKSPLHGRRTGQIDLQPFSFKQAREAIAYEFEEAIQSYAVTGGTPMYLTRFDYECSLNDNIRTHILSPTGILYNEPEFLLRTELRNPSRYMSILEAVALGHTTPNEISGGTGIDVGPLSKYLQTLRRLRLLDREVPITESRKKSKRSRYHIADEFLRFWFRYVEPNRSSIEEAPDIVLEGTIQPDLPNHVAPTFEDICREAIWEAIRSSEIEPYSEVGRWWYGEHEIDIVGLAPNTDRILFAECKWTNEPVGYSLVNDLRDKAENVRWGPGTRSEQYALFSKSGFVDGLEQDVEDNEKWLFFDLSNLNSILS from the coding sequence ATGACCTTCTATGATCGGTGCAACGAACTCGAGGCCCTCGAGACTGCAGCTGCATCACCGGACTATGAGTTTTATGTGGTCTATGGCCGACGTCGCGTCGGGAAGACCGAATTGCTCAAAACCTTTTGTGCTGATCGACCACATATCTATTTCCTCGCTGCTCAGGAGTCAGAACACCGCCAGCGTGAGAAGTTTATCGAGCAAGTTGCCGACTACTTCGATGATCGTATCCCCCGAATCGAGGGGTGGGACGATGCGTTCGACTATCTCGGAGAAAAGATCGCTGACGAACAGATTGTGGTTGTCATCGATGAATTTCCGTATCTGATCGAAGAAAACGACTCCCTACCATCGTATGTGCAGTCGTTTGTCGACGAACGACTCCAGGACACAGATTCGATGCTCGTCCTCTGTGGCTCGAGCGTGAGTACGATGGAGTCAGAAGTTCTCGGTCACAAGAGTCCCCTGCACGGCCGTCGTACGGGTCAGATCGATCTACAGCCGTTCTCGTTCAAACAAGCCCGAGAGGCGATTGCATACGAGTTCGAAGAAGCAATCCAATCGTACGCAGTCACCGGTGGTACGCCGATGTATCTCACTCGCTTTGATTATGAGTGTTCACTCAATGACAATATCCGAACGCATATCCTATCTCCAACGGGGATCCTCTACAACGAACCGGAGTTCCTCTTGCGCACTGAATTGCGAAATCCTTCGCGATACATGAGTATCCTCGAAGCGGTCGCGTTAGGACACACAACGCCGAATGAAATTTCGGGAGGGACCGGTATTGACGTTGGGCCACTGTCGAAATACCTGCAGACACTTCGCCGGCTTCGCCTCCTTGATCGTGAGGTGCCCATCACGGAATCTAGGAAGAAGTCGAAGCGATCGCGCTATCACATCGCGGACGAATTCCTCCGCTTCTGGTTTCGATATGTCGAGCCGAACCGCTCGAGTATTGAGGAAGCACCCGACATCGTCTTAGAAGGCACTATCCAGCCAGACCTTCCCAACCACGTTGCACCGACGTTTGAGGATATCTGTCGGGAAGCAATCTGGGAAGCGATTCGTAGTAGCGAAATCGAGCCCTACTCCGAAGTTGGCCGCTGGTGGTATGGCGAACACGAAATTGATATCGTGGGCTTGGCACCGAACACTGACCGGATCCTGTTCGCCGAATGTAAGTGGACGAACGAACCGGTCGGGTACTCGCTCGTCAACGACCTCCGAGATAAAGCTGAAAACGTCAGGTGGGGCCCGGGAACACGAAGTGAGCAGTATGCGCTTTTCTCGAAATCCGGTTTTGTCGACGGACTCGAACAGGACGTAGAAGACAATGAGAAGTGGTTGTTCTTCGACCTCAGTAACCTCAACTCAATTCTCTCATGA
- a CDS encoding type II toxin-antitoxin system RelE family toxin has protein sequence MANNVVLTETFFSTVEQFETEDAKRVINKLEDIGDFPNHFLDRLKNHPGYKLRVGDFRVLVDWDKDNEMIYAIDVFERKKEYRELGNYREVWVSWRDDE, from the coding sequence GTGGCGAATAACGTCGTTCTGACAGAGACCTTCTTCTCGACGGTTGAGCAGTTCGAGACAGAAGACGCAAAGCGCGTCATCAACAAACTCGAAGACATCGGCGACTTCCCAAATCACTTTCTCGACCGCCTGAAGAACCACCCCGGGTACAAGCTCCGAGTCGGTGATTTCCGCGTACTGGTTGACTGGGACAAGGACAACGAGATGATCTACGCCATCGACGTCTTCGAGCGGAAGAAGGAATACCGCGAACTCGGGAACTACCGCGAGGTCTGGGTCTCTTGGCGCGACGACGAATAA
- the tnpA gene encoding IS200/IS605 family transposase, protein MKTTRHATYNLSYHIVWLPKYRNSVLGNEVEDRVRRILHEIADEKGLDIIDLTVQPDHVHLFVSSPPKHAPSLLANWFKGISSRKYNHRYADHDGEKIKWARGYYAGTAGHVSSETVQDYIQRQEEGDT, encoded by the coding sequence ATGAAGACCACACGGCACGCGACTTACAACCTTAGCTACCACATAGTGTGGTTGCCCAAGTACCGCAACTCGGTACTGGGTAACGAGGTCGAAGACCGTGTGCGTCGAATCCTCCACGAAATCGCCGACGAAAAAGGATTGGACATAATCGACCTTACCGTCCAACCCGACCACGTTCACCTGTTCGTGAGTAGTCCACCGAAGCACGCGCCGTCGCTGCTCGCCAACTGGTTCAAAGGCATCAGTTCGCGGAAATACAACCACCGCTACGCCGACCACGACGGCGAGAAAATCAAGTGGGCGCGTGGCTACTACGCGGGAACAGCAGGGCACGTCTCAAGCGAAACGGTTCAAGACTATATCCAGCGTCAGGAGGAGGGGGATACGTGA